Proteins co-encoded in one Quercus robur chromosome 8, dhQueRobu3.1, whole genome shotgun sequence genomic window:
- the LOC126695438 gene encoding G-type lectin S-receptor-like serine/threonine-protein kinase At2g19130: protein MDYKKNPWPMMLSFLFICLSLNNHLSLGADTISANQPLSGDQTISSNGGNFELGFFTPGNSSRSNYYIGMWYKKVSLRTIVWVANRETPVSDRSSSELRISDGNLVLFNESQIPIWSTNLNSTSSGPLEAVLLDDGNFVLRDGSANSSKLLWQSFDNPTHTWLPGGKIAYNNKTKQNMHLISWKNSENPAPGLFALELQQNTSSYIIRWNKSVPYWNSGPWDGKIFSWVPEMRANYIYNFSYVSNENESYFTYSLYDPSIISRFVMDISGQIQQLSWLESTKQWNLFWSQPRTQCEVYAFCGPFGICNQQSLPFCSCLKGFQVSSSNSWNLSDFSAGCARKTRLQCGNDSLANGKRDKFLEMPNMKLPDHPQTVAVGSSSECESTCLNNCSCTAYAYGDHCSIWIGDLLNLQQLTSADTSGGTLYLKLAASELPNSRNSKAIIIGVVLGSVAGIAILVGLIAFVIFRRRRGAIGTAKAVEGSLVAFGYRDLQNVTKNFSEKLGGGGFGSVFKGILPDSTVIAVKKLESISQGEKQFRTEVSTIGTIQHVNLVRLRGFCSEGTKKLLVYDYMPNGSLDSQLFHEKNSGVLDWNTRYQIALGTARGLVYLHEKCRDCIIHCDIKPENILLDAELCPKVADFGLAKLVGREFSRVLTTMRGTRGYLAPEWISGVAITTKADVYSYGMMLFEFVSGRRNSEPSADGKIRFFPTWAASLITQGGDVLSLLDPRLEGNADVEEVTRICRLACWCIQDDETHRPPMGQVVQILEGVLGVNLAPVPRSLQVFVDDQEHIIFFTESSSSQSSQARSNNSNASSQSNTSVSSSLKS from the coding sequence GTAACTCTTCTCGTTCTAACTACTATATAGGCATGTGGTACAAGAAAGTCTCTCTCAGAACCATAGTTTGGGTGGCAAACAGAGAGACGCCAGTCTCTGATAGAAGTTCTTCTGAATTGAGAATCTCAGATGGTAATTTAGTTCTGTTCAATGAGTCTCAAATTCCAATTTGGTCAACAAATTTGAACTCTACGAGCTCTGGTCCTCTAGAAGCTGTGCTTCTAGATGATGGAAATTTTGTGCTGAGAGATGGGTCTGCTAATTCATCAAAACTTTTGTGGCAGAGTTTTGATAATCCAACCCATACATGGCTTCCTGGTGGTAAGATAGCATACaacaataaaaccaaacaaaatatgCATCTTATTTCATGGAAGAATTCTGAGAATCCTGCACCAGGACTCTTCGCTCTTGAGCTACAGCAAAATACCAGTTCCTATATTATTCGATGGAATAAGTCTGTACCATACTGGAACAGTGGACCTTGGGATGGAAAAATTTTCAGTTGGGTTCCCGAGATGAGAGCCAATTATATTTACAACTTCAGTTATGTTTCAAATGAAAATGAGAGCTATTTCACCTATTCGCTTTATGATCCTTCTATTATATCTCGATTTGTGATGGATATATCGGGGCAGATTCAGCAGCTTTCATGGTTGGAAAGTACCAAGCAGTGGAATTTGTTTTGGTCTCAACCAAGGACACAATGTGAGGTTTATGCTTTTTGTGGACCTTTTGGTATATGCAACCAGCAATCCTTGCCTTTTTGTAGTTGCTTGAAGGGTTTTCAGGTTAGCTCCAGCAACAGTTGGAATTTGTCAGATTTTTCAGCTGGGTGTgcaagaaaaaccagattgcagTGTGGGAATGATAGTCTTGCTAATGGTAAGAGGGACAAGTTTTTGGAAATGCCCAACATGAAATTGCCTGATCATCCACAAACTGTGGCAGTTGGAAGTTCATCAGAATGTGAATCAACCTGCTTGAATAACTGCTCTTGCACTGCTTATGCTTATGGCGACCATTGTTCAATTTGGATTGGAGATCTCTTAAATCTGCAACAACTCACAAGCGCTGACACTAGTGGAGGAACTCTATATCTCAAACTTGCAGCTTCCGAGTTACCCAATTCTAGAAACAGTAAGGCAATTATTATAGGTGTAGTCCTGGGTTCAGTTGCGGGGATAGCAATTCTTGTAGGCCTTATTGCATTTGTAATCTTTAGGCGAAGGAGGGGAGCAATTGGAACAGCAAAAGCAGTAGAGGGATCATTGGTGGCATTTGGGTACAGAGACTTGCAAAATGTGACCAAGAATTTCTCGGAGAAATTGGGGGGAGGGGGTTTTGGTTCTGTTTTCAAAGGGATTTTACCTGATTCAACGGTCATTGCGGTCAAGAAACTTGAAAGCATCAGCCAAGGAGAGAAGCAATTCCGCACTGAAGTCAGCACAATTGGGACAATCCAACATGTAAATCTTGTTAGGCTTCGGGGCTTCTGCTCTGAAGGAACTAAGAAGTTGCTGGTCTATGATTACATGCCGAATGGGTCTTTAGATTCTCAACTTTTCCATGAAAAGAATTCTGGGGTTTTGGATTGGAATACAAGATATCAGATTGCTCTGGGAACAGCTAGAGGGTTGGTTTATCTCCATGAGAAGTGCAGAGACTGCATCATACACTGTGACATAAAACCAGAAAACATTCTTCTAGATGCTGAGTTGTGTCCAAAAGTGGCAGATTTTGGTCTGGCAAAGCTTGTTGGGCGTGAGTTCAGCCGAGTCCTGACAACCATGAGAGGTACAAGAGGTTATCTTGCTCCAGAGTGGATTTCTGGGGTGGCCATTACAACCAAAGCCGATGTTTACAGCTATGGAATGATGCTTTTTGAATTTGTTTCCGGGAGGAGAAACTCTGAGCCATCTGCTGATGGCAAAATTAGATTCTTCCCAACTTGGGCTGCAAGCCTTATAACACAAGGTGGCGATGTCCTTAGCCTTTTAGACCCCAGGCTGGAGGGAAATGCTGATGTAGAAGAGGTCACAAGAATATGTAGACTTGCTTGTTGGTGCATCCAAGATGATGAAACTCATAGGCCACCAATGGGTCAGGTAGTTCAAATCCTTGAGGGAGTTTTAGGTGTGAACCTAGCCCCAGTTCCAAGATCTCTCCAGGTGTTTGTTGACGACCAGGAGCACATAATTTTCTTCACTGAATCATCCTCCAGCCAAAGTTCACAGGCACGGAGTAACAACTCAAATGCTTCGTCTCAATCCAATACTAGTGTGTCATCAAGTTTGAAGTCTTGA